The Vitis vinifera cultivar Pinot Noir 40024 chromosome 12, ASM3070453v1 genome has a segment encoding these proteins:
- the LOC100247270 gene encoding uncharacterized protein LOC100247270: protein MAKHMLLISSLVILSTITWHGVHAVEFFVTNNAGNSAGGIRFSDKIGVEYSRQTLKSATDFIWTIFQQNTKADRKESVQNVTLIIENGNGVAFSSNSEIHLNANYLGEYSSDVKREFTGVIYHEMTHIWQWNGKGQAPGGLIEGIADFVRLRADLAPSFWVQPGQGDRWDEGYDVTALFLDYFNSLRDGFVADLNKKMREEYDSDFFVELLGKTVDQLWSDYKAQNETGHVGGTLYECVAILYA, encoded by the coding sequence ATGGCTAAACATATGCTGCTTATCTCCTCCCTTGTAATTCTATCAACAATAACCTGGCATGGAGTCCATGCAGTTGAATTTTTTGTCACCAATAATGCAGGAAACAGCGCTGGTGGCATCCGATTCAGTGACAAGATCGGTGTTGAATACAGCAGGCAGACACTAAAATCCGCCACTGATTTCATATGGACGATCTTCCAACAAAACACCAAAGCCGATAGGAAGGAGTCCGTGCAGAATGTTACTTTGATCATTGAAAATGGAAATGGGGTGGCGTTTTCTTCCAACAGTGAGATCCACCTCAATGCCAACTACCTTGGAGAGTACTCCAGTGACGTGAAGAGGGAATTCACTGGAGTTATTTACCATGAGATGACACACATTTGGCAGTGGAATGGCAAAGGACAGGCCCCAGGAGGTCTGATAGAGGGAATTGCAGATTTTGTGAGGCTGAGGGCTGACTTGGCCCCAAGTTTCTGGGTACAACCAGGGCAAGGTGATCGCTGGGATGAGGGCTACGATGTGACGGCCCTGTTTCTGGACTACTTCAACAGTCTTAGAGATGGATTTGTAGCAGACCTCAACAAGAAGATGAGAGAAGAGTACGATTCAGACTTCTTTGTGGAGCTTCTGGGGAAGACCGTTGATCAGCTCTGGAGTGATTATAAGGCTCAGAATGAAACTGGCCATGTAGGTGGGACATTGTATGAGTGTGTAGCTATTTTGTATGCATAA